GAGTAGAAGAAATGCAAGCGCAAGTTCCTTCCTGAAGAGcatgtttttcttcttcacaGCAGGGACTTCCTGCTCCTTAAGTTTACTCAACAGTTCTAAACCAGACTCAGAATGCCTCCTGAGGATCTTCTCTTCACCCAAGGACTTCGATTCCCTCTCGGCAAATGCCAATAAATCTGATTCAGATGATCTACCTGTCTTCTTGGTCACTACCCACTCATATGCGCTTCCCAGCTGAAACAGCCCAGAGACCATGGCATTGAATTTTGTAACAGACATTGTGTTCTCAAACAGTAGGTATGGAACCAAGAAAGGGAAAGATTTGGGTGCCGGGAGAATGTTCAAAAGAGACATGAAAATGGGGACATAACAGATAACCCAAATAGGTAGTTCTGCCTCAGGTATGAACATGGTCAATGGAAGTATGATACAGAATAATGTGAATGAGTAGAAGGGAAGTATAAGTTTCcttagaagaaagaagagaaatatcAAATTGGCTTTCTTCCACATCGATATCTGCACGAGTAGacccaaaataaattaatgttgTTAACAATTTCTGCTTTAAGAAAATGAAGTAATCGGACTAAAAGAATCGAGGAAAGAACCTTGGAAGTTATGATAGCAGGAAGGCACAAGCGGAAGAGCTGCATGGGACCCGAGTGCCAGCGATGCTGCTGTTTCTTATAAGCTTCATAAGACTCCGGCAATTCACAAAGCACTTTGACATCATTAAGGAAGATGAATTTCCATCCATTCAAGTGCGCTCGAACCGCAATGTCCATATCCTCCACCGTGGTTCTCTCCAGCCAGCCTCCCGATTCCTCCAAAGCCTTGATTCTCCAAACACCTGCCGTTCCGTTGAATccaaagaaattaagaaaaacgCCATTCACCTGCTGCTCCACCTCAAAATGGAAGCATAGGTTCACGTTTTGGAGTCTTGTAAGCAAGTTCTCATCCTTGTTCACGAATGACCAGCGGGCCTGGACAAGACCCAACTCAGGATTTCCCTGTAAAAATCACATCAGCCATAGAATGAATTTTCGAACCAAAaggaaatcttttatttttcttatttggcTCCTATTACCTTGAAGTGAGGAATTGTCAGTTTAAGGAAATCAGGATTGGGCTGGAAATCTGCATCAAATATTGTAACGAATTCATAATCTTTGACATAGTCACAGGCCATGGCTGATTTTAGATTGCCGGCTTTGTAGCCTGTTCTGATTAGTCTATGTCTGTAGACTATGTTGATCCCTTTCTCGTGCCACAAGGAGACTTCATCTTTGATCAGAAGCTGTATATTTCCATCATCTGAATCGTCTAGGACTTGAATCAAAATTCGGTCCCTTGGCCAATCTAGTTCACAGGCAGCAGCAATTGATTGCTCATACACCTTAATCAAGCATCACAATTCAGCACCAGACCAAGAAACAGGGTTAAAGCAAGCAATAAAACGTTGACAAAGAATTGATTGGGTCATGAATTTGATTGCAagataaataaacaataaaataaaataaacaaacacaaagcagaaagagagaggaagttAGTTCTGCGATGTTACCTCTCTCTCATTGCACATGGGGATCTGAACAAGGACCATTGGGAAACTTGAAGAATCCTCAATGTCATAAATTTCTCCCTCAATCGTGGGTTTCAACTTCTTGTACTTGATCCAGAAACACCCGATACATAGAACCAGTCGATCGAGAGACTGAATCATGAATAGAACAACGCAGAATTTAGAAAGGAATATCACAGAAGGAGCAATATAGTCAGCTCTAAAAGACAGCCACGCCATATAGGAGGACTGCACAAGACCCTGAACCTCCCGAGACTGTATCATTTGCAAATTCCATTTCTTAAAATGTGCAACGACTTCTAACACCAAAGCTAGAATTGAAATAAGTAGAAAAGCTTTGATAAATCTGTACAATCTTCCCCTGCTTTTGGGTTCTTCCTCACTTAGATCTGACAAGGCAATGCGTTTCTTGACCGAAACAAAGATGGCTCTGGAAGCCATGGCCAGCCATGAAAGACTTGTCAGAACTCTGTGAGCTTTGAGAAGAAGAACCCATGTAAATTGTTTGGGACTTGCAGCCTTCTCCTTATCCTGAAACAAGGATGAATCCGAACCATTGACATTCAGTAAAGAGAAGTTGCTTGGCTTCTCAACTGTGACAACAACAGAGTCTGGTACCATTTCTTTTCCCCAGAATTCAAGTTCACAAGATAGAAAGTGGAAAAAGATTCGCTTGCCAGAGcaagattttgaaaaagaaagagatgtGAATGAACAGAGAATTCAGTTATGAGGCGGACATGATGTCATAGAAGAGGAAGTAGGTAGGAGAAGAAAAGTAAAACCATGAAAATTGTcaaatttatatgatttattcCGAAATCTCGAACTTTGATATCAGAGTCGAAACAGAATACCAGATTTCAGAGGGTGTTGAACATGAAGGCTGACCAATGATTTTTCAGGTCAGAGCATTATGCAatcgcgagagagagagagagagcatgtgcTGAGTCTGCTCAGCTTCAGCGAACAAGAAGTAAAGAAGTACAAGTAAAGAACTACATTTTGTTTTATCTGAGACTGGCAAGAGTCACAGTTGAGCTCCCTTctataaaaactgaagaaccaGCGAGCAGGTACCATCAAAACCAACCAACTGGCAATGTTATCTGTGCTTGATAGGGCTGAAAAAGACGAGAGATATAGAGTTCGAACTCAACCTAAGTCCAGCTTTAGCTTGGGTTTGTCATCAAACTGGCAGCGACAACGAGGTACAGCCAAGCTGCAGATCTACCCTCCCACATAGAGGTTCTTCCTGTCTGCTGATTTGGACACCTTGAATGCTCGCTCTTACAGCAAATTAGCAAAATTCCCTCTTTGTTAACTCCAACGAAGAAGCTTCTTAATTTGACTTGGATAATAATGATATTACCTAATATAAATTAGGTACACCTGAGCGGTACATTTTGAGAGGTAAAGTAGTCTTTTTCGAGGAGCAGACTACTCTGAGAGGCACCACTCTTAATGATGgctagttatttttatatatatatttaatatattttaatattttttaaaaaataacaaaatatattaaaaaaataacaaaatacattaatacacttaaaattattttctttttttcttttttccaaacGGTACAGCTTGAGAGGCAAAACAAGTTTTTTCTTATTATGTTAAACAGTGCAATGAGTCAGATCTGCTCCTATGAGGCGATTCTTGGGATTCCAAGGTTTATTTATTCGAATAAAGTGATATCTCGTAATGATGATAATATAAGTGCGCAATCTATCCTGggaaattttggaaaaaaaaatattcctttCGAGATAGAGTTGAAGTTTACAAATCAGGAAATGGTGTTTTTATTTGTCATCGACTGGCTTGATTTTCTTCAACTTTCCATGCAAAATTGGCTGAGAAATGAAATGGGTGATGATATATATTTGGATCTGATTGAATGGCCCATGCATGCAAAACCTGTTGACCATCATTCTCACATAATCACGTTCGACGTCGCATGCAATTGCTTGCTTCGCGTGAGGATCCATACAAGCCATGAGGCTCTTTCTGTGGCACAAGGTTTCATGGCTGGAGTTCCACTCTTCACATCGACTTATGTTTTAAGTTAGAATACATAAAGATGGCATTTTTTTCTTTGGCGATGGTATTCGATGGTGCAGCATTCGAGTAGAATAAaattaagagtaatattatatacggtttaaaaggatataaatttcatatatttcatcACCCTTAGAAGCTAAATTTGTAAATTAATAgcagaatattaaaaaaacaacctCTCATAGCTGGATCACCGGccaatctaattaattaaaaagtatcAGATAACAGCATCTCGCAGTACTTGTCGATAAGGCCATATGAGAAAAGACGTATTTATTGCTGCCGGTTCTTCCAAGTCTGAAGTTGGTGTTTGGACTTTGGATTTTGGAGTGAGGTTAATACTTAATAGGGTCATTAATGGATGTTCACTCTATTCATGTTCCCTTGCATAGCTAGCTGAAATAATGTAGTTGCTTCATTCACATGAAATCATGTTTCGGAATCGCTTCTGTGTCGTCGCATTGTTTCCTGGAGATTTCCGAGTCAAGGAATCTCCATTTGAGTTGTGACGTCGATTTTCTTTCTTGACAACGCCGTTAATGTTGGTGACaaaagagagattttttttttttcggctgCAAATTTATTCAGAACCATGGGTGGTTGGAATCTGTCCAGAAGCTAGAAAGGAATCCGTCAAAAATAGGTGTACAATTCCGTTAAAGAAAGTAGATCGGATAAAAGATGTCCTTTTCTCGCATGGATATTGGATTCTAGTGCAGAAATCGACGGAGCTTGTGCTTCTATGGGTAAAAGCATCATCCCAGCAACCACGTACGCAGTGCACAGCACAAACTTCATCTATAAAAGCCCCACCACAACGTAATATGGCAGACTGACATTAATAAATAGCAAATCAAATGGGTTTTTGTCTTGTTTGTTTGCCACAGTCACATGTGAGGGGCACTATCCTAGCAAGAGCTCGCGCATGTGCTTAGCGACCATGGGCCATGGCTGTTCACATTAATCAAATTAACTCATATATTTTGGGCTTTCCCTTAACTATGTCATAATGGGTCAATGACTCCGGGGCTGAGGGAGTAAAATttgtatttcatctcattattataattttttaaatatttttataaaatataataaataatttaattttttaaattttaaaataataataatattaaaaaataatattttattcaactttaaacttTTAATCTCACCTCATCCAAGCGGTGccttaatttgtataatattatatagtgtgtTCATGTATTAATATTCTTCCCTCGGACCAATATGGTTAATCTATTTGCTGAAATAAATCATGCCCAAATACAGAACGTTGAATTCtaatctatttataaataataataaaataatgtaagacTATTCCCTTTTCAAACAGAATAGACAAGGCTTTACTGTAAGAGATCGTGAAGAAGAACGTGGACAGGTGATCCAAATATAAAACCCAATCACATCAATGTGAAAGCTGCTACAGAAGTTTGGAAAGGTGAACGCTAGATTGACAATCCTGATTGACGTATAGTCCGGGCAACATATAGTGCCCGGCTGGACGCATACGCTGAATCGCTGATGTTCTATCATTATATGATATTGTGTCTGGCACTGCCGACACAAAGCAATCATCCTAGCTAGCTGCTTGTATGTTTGTCATAACTGGAAAACTAGCGAACAATTTCCTATCACTAGAAAGAGAAAAGATCGAATCAATAACCACAAGAGTCACAAGAGAGTTGCAGTTGGCAGGCATAAAATGGGGCTAACAAACTATATGTCAAAGAAAAATGTGAGCATGTCGGGAGGTTGAGATGGGAGTCTATATAGATAGCTTTAGCTTGTCTGTTTGGTCATATCTCAACATCAAGATTGGACGGTACTCGGATTTACATATGGACCAGAACAAAACCTCAGCTGCCAAGTTCACTCCAGGTGTCAGCGGGGCAAACATGCAGCAATGAACACAATAGGTAGTACTGATTTTGCAATTAACTCTAAATAAAAACATCATACTTTTTATCAAGGCGTATATACCCATTCAACTCCCTTGAAAGTTCCTGAGTTTACTTCTCAAAGTAAAGCTTGGGGTTTGAGTTCTTGAATAATTTAAGGGTTGGAGCTAAGCTAACTAGTTAAAGCACTATAGCacacattttttgtttgtttatacgGGCCTCATGAATCTAGAGTTAACCACACAGGAAATTATTGTATTTGCGGGTGGAAGAATAGAAAATGAGATAATCATATTGCATGTGATCGGATCTATAATTAACAACAAGACGAACATACGACCATTTCCAAGTTGACACGACGATTACCAATTGTCACGGCCGTTTGCGAAGGAAATTTAGATCTTGAAGATCCCAAAGCATAGCAAATGGCATCTAGTATCTCCATTGCCATTTCCTCTCAAGCGCTAACATATCTTCTTCACATATCCACTTTGCCTCGAACCAAACAGAGAAACAAGCCAATTGGATATACAACCGCCTTTTGAAAGGGGGTATTGGAATTGAAACAATGCAGCACTACTGGATAAGGACTGTGTCTCCTAAAGAATGCATGCTGTTTGTCTCCTAAAGAATAAAAGATGAATGGTTTACGTACCGGATGAAAAACAGGATTGACGAGCGACCGACGGCAACAAAAGGTAAACAGGGGAGTCCGGTGCAATAAAAAAGGCATCAACGTCGCACCAAAAATCAGCAGCGATGCAAACAATTCATGTTGGTACAGGGGCTCACTTTGCTTACAGCACACTTCCCTAGGCAGTACATTAAATTACAGTAAAACTGAACCATGACATGCTAAATTCAAGAATAGCCGCAGAAGACTGAAGTTCCTTCTAGTAGTACATTGAGAAGTTAACCTTGAAGCACCAGGGTTTCTGCTCCTGAAGGGTTCAGTCATCTTCTAAGTATGGATGCAAAAGAAGACAATTCCTCTTCTTTATCCCCGAAAGATATGCACGTGGCCTAAAATGCCATTTGTTATGCATGTGTATCAGAAATCAAGATTGAAAGAATTTGCATCGTTCTGACATCCCAACTAGATACCATTATTTGACGAACAAGAAACATCCCCAAATGATTATTTTCTCTGATGTCTATAGACGAcaacaataatgaaaaaaaaaagaaagaaaaaagttaacaaaaatACAAGAGGGCATCACTTCGTCATAGCAAACGTATGCATACAGATCCTTTTTGGTTTGTCTAGTCATGCAGAATAATGTTTTATTCAAACCATGCAGCATGCACATATACTTGCTACTTGTTAACGGGAAAAAATGTTTGTTACAAAATTAAGAACCCTGAGAATCGTACCCTAAAGCGTAAAATGCCACTGTCCTCAGAGAATAACACTCGAATAGAATTACGTGATTGTAATTATGTTGATTTTCACAGATCGCTTGTAATAAGTTTCAACTCTTGTATACTCTCTGTGCACCTGGACTATGTGCCTAAGCGCCTAAATTAtgtgattaataaaattttcttacttaCCAAAAATAATAACACAAGAAGTTTAAATACCTAATTCACAttatatcaaaagaaaaaaatctaagCAGGAAATTCCCCAAAAATGAGTGTGTGGTTATCTAAGTGGAAATACACATTAAAGTACTGCAACACAGGGGGGCTTTACGATTAAAATTCAGAAGGCACAGCTGATATAAAACTAATCCTGATTCACAAGGATGAAAATAAGTTCAGTATTGCAAAGTAGCTGTGCGGAAAGACACTATGGATGCAAGATCCACAAAGCTACCCAAATGGGTACAAAGGTAACAGAGCGTATCCTGATGCAGCAGAATGACCAATTAACGagagaacccaaaaaaaaaaaaaaaaaacttagattCTTGTATGATTTGTGATAAAATCAGGCTACGTTCTTATCACCATCTGCAATATACACTGATCATCAAAATCAACAAGAAGAAATGCTTACCTGTGTGTGAGCAGAATATACCGTCGATCTACAATAAGATGAAAAAGTCTTCAAGAACATAAACTGCAAATTTTGTAACTACGCTCTGAATAGCAACAATTTTATCCATTTACATTAACACCAAAGGCACCACATTCATGAGGGGAAAAGGCATAATTCGAGATTGACACATAAGAATGCTCTGGAACCTCATGCTTCTACGGAATTGCCAAGCACAAAGGAGAACAGTTCGCGAACCGGCGAAAACTCCACCAACCCGATATCCATGGCATACCCAGAAACCGGCAACTTCAAGTCCCGTAAAACGCAAAATGCTTCGGCCATCCGAGTCCTCGGGACTTCCTCAGCAACCGCGCAATAAGGAATCCACGAGTCCTGGCGATACTCATCCGGAATTTCTATCCCTTCCTTCTTCATTGCATCGCATAACTGCGTCTGGAACTGGAGAAGCGACAACGAAGGTGTAGGCGAAAGAAAAAGTACGTTGTTTTCACTGGGAAGGCTCCCAATTGAAGAGAAAGATAGAGGCAAAGGTTCCTGCTTCCAAACAAAGCTCTTAACAACGTTTTCGAGCTTCGCGGGGTCAACAAAGGGGCTGGAGAAGAGGGTGATGTGTGGACGGGATTCGATTTCGATGAGCTGGGTGCTGATTTGGCGGCGAGCGAGCACGTTCCAGGCCTTCAAGACCTGGTTTTCGAGGGCGGGATCGAAGTAAAGCTCTATAGCATAGCCTTGTGACATTGCTTCAGAAATTAAAAAACCAGAAAGGAAAAGAGTGAATCACAGATAAAGAAGCACAATCCAAGAACCAAAATTGAGATCTCAGGTAACACAACAAAGAAAATTGAACTACAAGTGAAAACTAAAGCAGGCTAGCAGCACAAAAAGTTCAAATCGAAACCCTATAGATTTAGTACAAGAGGAAGGGGAATAAGAAATACCCAAATGAGGCTAGGAAGcgaaaaataataatcaaagtaGCAAACAaaggttaaaaataaaaaccctagGGATTTAGAGCAAAAATAGAAGGAATAAGAAATACCGGGATGAAACTGAAGGTAAAAGAAGCCAAGGGAGGAAGAACATGAGGgagaaaatggaagagagatAAGAAATGGGCAATTGATGGACAAGAGGGAGAGGTTTTCAGAGGGGTATTGGTATGGGAATGGGAAGTTAAGAAACAATTACATGTGAATCCGTGGGAGTAAGTTTCAATCAGAAAGAGACGGGGGGGAATAAAGGGAAGCAATGCCGACTCA
The genomic region above belongs to Carya illinoinensis cultivar Pawnee chromosome 4, C.illinoinensisPawnee_v1, whole genome shotgun sequence and contains:
- the LOC122307985 gene encoding uncharacterized protein LOC122307985, whose product is MSQGYAIELYFDPALENQVLKAWNVLARRQISTQLIEIESRPHITLFSSPFVDPAKLENVVKSFVWKQEPLPLSFSSIGSLPSENNVLFLSPTPSLSLLQFQTQLCDAMKKEGIEIPDEYRQDSWIPYCAVAEEVPRTRMAEAFCVLRDLKLPVSGYAMDIGLVEFSPVRELFSFVLGNSVEA
- the LOC122308356 gene encoding xyloglucan glycosyltransferase 4-like; the encoded protein is MVPDSVVVTVEKPSNFSLLNVNGSDSSLFQDKEKAASPKQFTWVLLLKAHRVLTSLSWLAMASRAIFVSVKKRIALSDLSEEEPKSRGRLYRFIKAFLLISILALVLEVVAHFKKWNLQMIQSREVQGLVQSSYMAWLSFRADYIAPSVIFLSKFCVVLFMIQSLDRLVLCIGCFWIKYKKLKPTIEGEIYDIEDSSSFPMVLVQIPMCNEREVYEQSIAAACELDWPRDRILIQVLDDSDDGNIQLLIKDEVSLWHEKGINIVYRHRLIRTGYKAGNLKSAMACDYVKDYEFVTIFDADFQPNPDFLKLTIPHFKGNPELGLVQARWSFVNKDENLLTRLQNVNLCFHFEVEQQVNGVFLNFFGFNGTAGVWRIKALEESGGWLERTTVEDMDIAVRAHLNGWKFIFLNDVKVLCELPESYEAYKKQQHRWHSGPMQLFRLCLPAIITSKISMWKKANLIFLFFLLRKLILPFYSFTLFCIILPLTMFIPEAELPIWVICYVPIFMSLLNILPAPKSFPFLVPYLLFENTMSVTKFNAMVSGLFQLGSAYEWVVTKKTGRSSESDLLAFAERESKSLGEEKILRRHSESGLELLSKLKEQEVPAVKKKNMLFRKELALAFLLLTASARSLLSAHGVHFYFLLFQGLSFLVVGLDLIGEQLS